Proteins encoded in a region of the Cytobacillus pseudoceanisediminis genome:
- a CDS encoding YjiH family protein codes for MKAETRVKTQAVTGEYWKFIIPSLIGSLLFLVPVKFQGDVTIGVGILASLVGNAFSERMPAIIIFILGVSVFLSILTKAAKPAFILDNKFLKGLFDTGKFGLTMRILGFAAGIMTLFEIGPEFIWSRNTGGVVLYDLAPVLLTWFLFAGILLPLLVEFGLMEFIGALVQKFMRPFFTLPGRSSIDCLASWMGAGTVGVLVTTKQYDEGFYTKREAAVIATTFSIASVAFSLVVANVVGLGHLFIPFYLTVSAACVVAALIMPRIPPLSRKPDTYYEPVGQQIDETIPEGVSKLKWGWEQAIDKARNAPGPKKLLTNGIETVLDIWMGLIPLVMSLGAAALIIAEYTPVFEFISYPLIPVLEFMQLPEAGAAAQTMLVGFADMFLPAVIGSGIESELTRFVVAGLSLTQLVYMSEIGILILRSNIPLSFMDLFVIFIERTVITLPVIVLIAHVFVF; via the coding sequence ATGAAAGCTGAGACAAGGGTTAAGACGCAGGCTGTCACAGGAGAGTATTGGAAATTTATCATTCCATCATTAATTGGGTCGCTCCTATTTCTGGTTCCAGTTAAATTTCAGGGAGACGTAACCATTGGTGTTGGTATTTTAGCATCACTAGTAGGTAATGCGTTCAGTGAGCGGATGCCTGCCATTATCATTTTCATTTTAGGAGTATCGGTTTTTCTTTCCATCCTGACAAAAGCAGCAAAACCCGCATTTATACTGGATAATAAGTTTTTAAAAGGATTATTTGATACCGGCAAGTTTGGATTAACCATGAGAATTCTTGGATTCGCAGCAGGAATCATGACTTTGTTTGAGATCGGGCCTGAATTTATCTGGTCACGGAATACAGGCGGAGTGGTTCTTTATGACCTGGCTCCCGTTTTGCTTACGTGGTTCCTTTTTGCCGGCATCCTTCTGCCGCTTTTAGTGGAATTTGGATTAATGGAATTCATTGGGGCACTTGTCCAAAAATTTATGAGACCATTTTTTACACTTCCCGGACGGTCATCCATCGATTGCCTTGCGTCCTGGATGGGCGCCGGAACTGTAGGTGTTTTGGTTACCACGAAGCAATATGATGAAGGCTTTTATACAAAAAGAGAAGCAGCGGTCATTGCGACGACCTTTTCGATTGCATCAGTTGCTTTCAGTCTTGTTGTTGCGAACGTGGTTGGCCTTGGGCATTTATTCATTCCCTTTTATTTAACCGTTTCTGCAGCTTGTGTCGTGGCAGCATTGATTATGCCTAGAATTCCGCCATTATCCCGGAAGCCGGATACCTATTATGAGCCAGTAGGACAGCAGATTGATGAAACCATTCCGGAAGGGGTTTCGAAATTGAAATGGGGATGGGAGCAGGCAATTGATAAAGCCAGGAATGCCCCGGGTCCCAAAAAGCTATTAACCAATGGGATCGAAACCGTTTTAGATATTTGGATGGGACTGATTCCGCTTGTTATGAGCTTGGGAGCAGCAGCCCTGATTATTGCGGAATACACGCCTGTATTTGAGTTTATTTCATACCCGCTCATCCCTGTTTTGGAGTTTATGCAATTGCCGGAAGCAGGAGCAGCAGCACAAACTATGCTTGTTGGCTTTGCTGATATGTTCCTTCCTGCCGTTATCGGAAGCGGGATTGAGAGCGAGCTGACAAGATTTGTCGTGGCGGGCTTGTCATTAACACAATTAGTATACATGTCTGAAATCGGGATCCTGATCCTGCGTTCAAACATTCCGCTGAGCTTTATGGATTTATTCGTTATCTTTATTGAAAGAACGGTTATTACGTTACCTGTTATTGTACTGATTGCACATGTTTTTGTATTTTAG
- a CDS encoding aspartate aminotransferase family protein — translation MNEENWSHLVGNISNLLAPSMAKDHPNLPVVKAEGCYYYGVDGKEYLDFTSGIAVENVGHRHPKVVQAIKDSADHLVHGPSGVIIYESILRLADELGKITPGNLDCFFFANSGTEAIEGAIKLAKYVTRRPYVVSFTGCFHGRSMGALSVSTSKSKYRKFQQPSWLTYQLPYADERDCPFGEDPEEYFPRKLEKDAETLFKHQVDPEEVACMIIEPVLGEGGYIIPPKKWMLKIREICDRHGILLIFDEVQTGFGRTGEWFAAQAFDVVPDIMAIAKGIAAGLPLSATAASKELMEKWPLGAHGTTFGGNPIACSAALASLEILKTENLLENAKQMGEYALKKLQDLKAEHPAIGSVRGLGLMIGIEIIDPQTGKPDGKAVMDILNSSLDKGVLFYLCGNSGEVIRMIPPLIVTKEQIDQGLKVLEEALTEHEAVVSNS, via the coding sequence ATGAACGAAGAAAATTGGAGTCATCTTGTCGGAAATATTTCAAACTTATTGGCACCAAGCATGGCAAAGGACCACCCGAATTTGCCGGTGGTCAAGGCGGAAGGCTGCTATTACTACGGAGTCGACGGAAAAGAGTATTTGGATTTTACATCAGGAATTGCAGTGGAGAATGTTGGCCATCGTCATCCTAAGGTTGTACAGGCCATTAAAGACAGTGCAGATCATTTGGTGCACGGCCCGTCAGGCGTTATCATCTATGAATCAATTTTGCGGCTCGCAGATGAACTTGGAAAAATCACGCCGGGAAATCTGGATTGCTTTTTCTTTGCAAACAGCGGGACAGAGGCAATTGAGGGTGCAATTAAATTGGCAAAGTATGTTACGCGGAGGCCCTATGTTGTCTCCTTTACAGGCTGTTTCCATGGAAGGTCGATGGGGGCACTCAGTGTATCTACATCGAAGAGCAAATACCGCAAGTTTCAGCAGCCGTCCTGGCTGACCTATCAGCTTCCATATGCGGATGAGCGCGATTGCCCTTTTGGTGAAGATCCTGAGGAGTACTTCCCAAGAAAGCTGGAAAAGGATGCTGAAACCCTGTTCAAGCATCAGGTGGACCCTGAAGAGGTTGCCTGCATGATCATTGAACCGGTTCTAGGAGAAGGAGGCTATATCATTCCTCCGAAGAAATGGATGCTGAAGATCAGGGAAATATGTGACCGGCATGGAATCCTGCTGATATTTGATGAAGTGCAAACAGGCTTTGGGCGTACTGGAGAATGGTTTGCCGCTCAGGCATTTGATGTTGTGCCGGATATCATGGCGATTGCAAAAGGAATCGCGGCAGGGCTGCCGTTAAGCGCAACTGCAGCATCAAAAGAACTGATGGAAAAATGGCCGCTGGGTGCCCATGGAACAACCTTCGGCGGAAATCCGATTGCCTGCTCTGCAGCTTTAGCTTCTCTTGAAATACTAAAAACGGAGAATCTTTTGGAAAACGCAAAGCAGATGGGAGAGTATGCATTAAAGAAATTACAGGATTTAAAAGCCGAACATCCTGCAATTGGCAGTGTCAGAGGGCTGGGACTGATGATTGGCATTGAAATAATCGATCCGCAAACCGGAAAACCGGATGGAAAAGCGGTAATGGATATTCTGAACTCTTCACTTGATAAAGGCGTCCTCTTCTATCTCTGCGGAAATTCAGGGGAAGTGATTCGGATGATTCCGCCGCTTATCGTAACAAAGGAGCAAATCGACCAGGGACTGAAAGTATTGGAAGAAGCACTTACAGAGCATGAAGCAGTTGTTTCCAATTCATAA
- the abc-f gene encoding ribosomal protection-like ABC-F family protein, producing MIACSAQQVGKSYGGNTVFENICFEIHERDRVGLTGRNGSGKTTLFKLLAGAEVPDTGKIHWRKGCEIGYLAQIPDYPAGMKAIDVLKTAFTYLLEMEKTMKKMEQQLANENVPDQLNKLIGEYGELQDQFALNNGYEMDSQIERISNGLDISSLLNKDFSILSGGEKTKVCLAHMLLKSPNLLLLDEPTNHLDIKAVEWLADFIKNYEGTVVLISHDRYFLDETAGRILDLEGGEITLYQTNYSGFVKEKEERLMREFQQYEEQQKKIKKMKEAIKRLREWANQCTPPNAGLHKRASSMEKALHRMEKLDRPVLNRKKMNMDLEASERSGKDVVLMKEVSKSFGSKHLFQNVSIHIQFRDRTAIVGDNGTGKSTLVKMILGELEPDAGEIRRGSNLKVGYLSQHVFADADDQSVIDAFREGLAVTEGEARHILAGFLFYGYTVFRKVSQLSGGEKMRLRLAQLMHRDINFLILDEPTNHLDIESREVLEEALEEFNGTILAVSHDRYFINRIFSKIYWIDQKELHYYEGNYDRARKKMDEKWRAVMEVPPVKKAKIAAVSPKKRIKCRKQRNWKTQLNNLKQLL from the coding sequence ATGATCGCATGCAGCGCACAGCAAGTCGGAAAAAGTTACGGCGGAAATACCGTGTTTGAAAATATATGCTTTGAAATTCATGAGAGGGACAGGGTTGGTTTGACAGGAAGAAATGGAAGCGGAAAAACGACTCTGTTTAAATTGCTGGCTGGAGCAGAAGTCCCGGATACAGGCAAGATTCATTGGCGAAAGGGGTGTGAGATTGGCTATCTGGCACAAATTCCGGACTATCCGGCAGGTATGAAGGCAATTGATGTTTTAAAAACAGCTTTTACTTATCTGCTGGAGATGGAAAAAACAATGAAGAAAATGGAACAGCAATTGGCAAATGAAAATGTTCCGGATCAATTAAATAAACTTATTGGAGAGTATGGAGAGCTGCAGGATCAGTTTGCACTGAACAATGGTTATGAAATGGATAGCCAGATAGAACGCATCTCAAATGGCCTTGATATCAGCAGTCTTCTGAACAAGGATTTCAGCATTCTAAGCGGTGGTGAAAAAACAAAGGTATGTCTCGCCCACATGCTCCTGAAAAGCCCGAATCTGCTTCTGCTGGATGAGCCGACCAACCACCTGGATATTAAGGCAGTGGAATGGCTGGCTGATTTTATAAAGAATTATGAAGGGACAGTAGTGCTCATTTCACATGATCGCTATTTTTTAGATGAAACGGCCGGCAGGATTCTGGATTTGGAAGGTGGAGAGATCACTCTTTACCAGACAAACTATTCAGGCTTTGTAAAAGAGAAAGAAGAAAGGCTAATGAGAGAGTTTCAGCAATATGAGGAGCAGCAAAAGAAAATCAAGAAGATGAAGGAAGCCATCAAGAGGTTAAGAGAGTGGGCCAATCAATGCACTCCGCCTAACGCGGGCCTTCATAAACGGGCAAGCAGCATGGAAAAAGCCCTCCATCGGATGGAGAAGCTGGACCGGCCTGTATTAAACCGCAAAAAAATGAATATGGATCTTGAAGCATCTGAACGGAGCGGAAAAGATGTGGTCTTGATGAAAGAAGTAAGCAAGTCTTTTGGGAGTAAGCACTTATTCCAAAACGTCAGCATACACATCCAATTCCGCGACCGGACAGCTATTGTGGGGGATAATGGGACTGGAAAATCGACTTTGGTCAAAATGATCCTGGGAGAGCTAGAACCTGATGCAGGGGAAATTCGCAGAGGGAGCAACCTGAAAGTCGGCTATTTGTCACAGCATGTTTTCGCAGATGCAGATGATCAATCGGTGATTGATGCCTTTAGGGAAGGGCTTGCTGTAACAGAGGGAGAGGCACGCCATATTCTGGCCGGTTTCCTCTTTTATGGCTACACTGTTTTTCGTAAAGTTTCACAATTGAGCGGCGGTGAAAAAATGAGGCTTCGTTTGGCTCAGCTTATGCACAGGGACATTAACTTTCTTATTCTTGATGAACCGACCAATCATCTTGATATCGAATCTAGAGAGGTACTCGAAGAGGCATTGGAAGAATTCAATGGAACCATTTTGGCTGTCTCCCATGATCGTTACTTTATCAATCGAATATTCAGCAAAATATACTGGATTGATCAAAAAGAACTTCATTACTATGAAGGGAATTATGATCGGGCCAGAAAGAAAATGGATGAGAAGTGGAGAGCAGTGATGGAAGTTCCTCCTGTGAAAAAGGCTAAAATAGCAGCTGTTTCTCCGAAAAAAAGGATAAAGTGCAGGAAACAGAGGAATTGGAAAACGCAATTGAACAACTTGAAACAACTCTTATGA
- a CDS encoding RAxF-45 family protein, with amino-acid sequence MSGTVLARGEWIEFLTIYRAIFHGFAVNGTSLSFFSKFYMKTKQ; translated from the coding sequence ATGAGTGGAACTGTTTTGGCACGAGGTGAATGGATTGAATTCCTGACAATTTACCGTGCGATTTTTCATGGTTTTGCTGTTAACGGGACAAGTCTGTCCTTTTTTAGCAAATTTTATATGAAAACAAAACAGTGA
- a CDS encoding cation diffusion facilitator family transporter translates to MSVIALLKKGNKSSGMAAIGNTALAIAKGLAAFASGSGAMLATTLHSLADALNQGFVFFGSALAEKAPTKRFPTGFGRVINLFVLIAVIVISIMAYETIHKGWELIQHPKESTDLWLNVGVMLLAVAVDGFILLKAMKEIGHETRNPAKGFGIVPVAFKNVRLASPPTRLVFYEDIIATFGALLALVSILIAHFTGLYFLDGVGTILIGLLLVGIAVKIGFENTLGLIGVAAPKDIEDRIAQIILGDPQVVDIKQLRLIQEGRRYHVEGYIELVEGLTLADADDIKIGVRDQLLDDPDISDVTLGILETDQIQTWK, encoded by the coding sequence ATGTCTGTGATTGCTTTATTGAAAAAAGGAAATAAATCATCGGGAATGGCAGCAATCGGAAATACGGCACTGGCGATTGCTAAAGGGCTGGCAGCTTTTGCAAGCGGCAGCGGGGCCATGCTTGCCACAACCCTCCATTCCCTTGCTGATGCACTGAACCAGGGGTTTGTGTTTTTTGGCAGTGCGCTTGCCGAAAAGGCGCCAACCAAAAGGTTCCCCACAGGATTTGGCCGGGTGATCAACCTGTTCGTATTAATTGCTGTTATCGTTATTTCCATCATGGCCTATGAAACGATACATAAAGGCTGGGAATTGATTCAGCATCCAAAGGAATCAACCGACCTCTGGCTCAATGTAGGAGTTATGCTTCTTGCCGTTGCTGTCGATGGTTTTATTTTATTAAAAGCCATGAAGGAAATCGGCCATGAAACCAGGAATCCTGCCAAAGGATTTGGCATTGTTCCTGTTGCCTTTAAAAATGTCAGGCTAGCCTCCCCTCCAACACGGCTGGTCTTTTATGAAGATATTATTGCGACATTTGGCGCCTTGCTTGCCCTTGTTTCGATATTAATTGCTCATTTTACAGGACTTTACTTCCTGGATGGAGTCGGCACAATTTTAATTGGACTGCTTTTGGTGGGGATCGCTGTAAAAATCGGATTTGAAAATACGCTAGGCCTGATTGGTGTAGCGGCACCAAAAGATATTGAAGACCGTATCGCCCAAATTATTCTCGGAGATCCTCAGGTCGTGGATATTAAACAGCTGCGGCTGATTCAGGAGGGAAGAAGATATCATGTGGAAGGTTACATTGAGCTGGTCGAAGGCCTCACGCTTGCCGATGCGGATGATATAAAAATTGGTGTTAGAGATCAGCTGCTTGATGACCCTGATATCAGTGATGTAACACTTGGTATTCTTGAGACAGATCAAATCCAGACGTGGAAATAA
- a CDS encoding response regulator transcription factor: MIKVLFVDDHEMVRIGVSSYLTAQPDIEVIGEADNGKTAIDLALELRPDIILMDLVMKEMDGIEATRRIIEKWPEAKIIIVTSFLDDEKVYPALEAGATSYMLKTSKASEIAEAVRSTYHGQSVLEPEVTGKMMVKMRQKNHQLPHEELTSREMEILLLMTQGKTNQDIADELFIALKTVKTHVSNILSKLQVQDRTQAVIYAFKHSLVK, from the coding sequence ATGATTAAAGTTTTATTTGTGGATGACCATGAAATGGTTCGGATTGGAGTGTCTTCCTACCTTACGGCACAGCCGGATATTGAGGTTATAGGAGAAGCGGATAACGGGAAAACAGCTATTGATCTGGCACTCGAATTGAGGCCGGATATCATTTTGATGGATCTTGTTATGAAAGAAATGGATGGTATTGAAGCGACAAGAAGAATCATCGAGAAATGGCCGGAAGCTAAGATCATTATTGTGACAAGCTTCCTTGATGATGAAAAGGTTTATCCGGCTTTGGAGGCAGGGGCGACAAGCTATATGCTGAAAACCTCGAAAGCCAGTGAGATAGCTGAGGCAGTCCGTTCGACCTATCATGGACAATCGGTGCTGGAACCGGAAGTGACCGGCAAAATGATGGTGAAAATGAGGCAGAAAAATCACCAGCTGCCCCATGAAGAGCTGACAAGCCGCGAGATGGAAATCCTTCTTTTAATGACACAAGGCAAAACGAATCAGGACATCGCCGACGAACTTTTCATTGCCTTAAAAACAGTCAAAACACATGTAAGCAATATATTAAGCAAGCTGCAGGTGCAGGACAGAACCCAGGCAGTCATTTATGCCTTCAAGCACTCGCTGGTTAAATAA
- a CDS encoding sensor histidine kinase — MSIIQRQIAWGAGMSLCILAVLTASFFTMFPIPGWRDLWETEILDIPFILFVPSVSLALGLIFGLLSGIYWRRQLFAVDTMLHQVEEGRQLDVQETGKELHSIAVRAEKIQQHMADQAKISQKLANEKAEDFENRMQEIVSQERNRLARELHDSVSQQLFAASMMMSAITETQQDPEERQAKQLKMVEEMIHQSQLEMRALLLHLRPAALKGKSLQEGIEELLVELLQKVAMEIEWKVEDFPLDKGVEDHLFRILQEAVSNTLRHSKSQNLEVLLIQRDDYAILRVADDGVGFDVEETRAGSYGLQNMYERAAEVGGSMKIISVRNKGTRLEVKVPIM, encoded by the coding sequence ATGAGTATCATTCAGCGGCAAATTGCATGGGGAGCGGGCATGTCCCTTTGTATTCTTGCTGTTTTGACAGCTTCTTTTTTTACGATGTTTCCCATTCCCGGATGGCGGGATCTGTGGGAAACGGAAATACTCGATATTCCGTTTATCCTATTTGTGCCGAGCGTAAGCCTGGCTCTTGGCCTGATTTTTGGATTATTGTCAGGCATTTACTGGCGCCGGCAGCTTTTTGCCGTAGATACAATGCTCCACCAGGTGGAGGAAGGCCGTCAATTGGATGTGCAGGAAACAGGTAAAGAATTGCATTCCATAGCAGTCAGGGCCGAGAAGATTCAACAGCATATGGCAGATCAGGCAAAGATTTCTCAAAAGCTGGCAAATGAAAAAGCGGAAGATTTCGAGAACAGGATGCAGGAAATTGTTTCCCAGGAACGGAACAGGCTTGCACGCGAGCTTCACGATTCTGTCAGCCAGCAGCTGTTTGCAGCATCCATGATGATGTCTGCGATTACTGAAACCCAGCAGGATCCGGAAGAAAGGCAGGCAAAGCAGCTGAAAATGGTGGAAGAAATGATCCATCAATCACAGCTGGAAATGCGAGCCCTGCTGCTGCACCTTCGTCCAGCGGCCCTTAAGGGCAAAAGCCTGCAGGAAGGAATTGAAGAGCTTCTGGTCGAATTGCTTCAAAAAGTAGCGATGGAGATTGAATGGAAGGTAGAGGATTTTCCGCTTGATAAAGGGGTGGAAGACCACCTATTCCGCATCCTCCAAGAAGCGGTGTCCAATACACTCCGCCATTCCAAATCGCAAAACCTTGAAGTGCTCCTGATTCAAAGAGATGATTATGCCATACTCCGTGTAGCTGATGATGGAGTCGGTTTTGATGTAGAGGAGACGAGGGCTGGCTCCTACGGTTTGCAGAACATGTATGAACGTGCCGCTGAAGTTGGCGGAAGCATGAAAATCATCAGTGTAAGAAACAAAGGAACCCGTCTTGAAGTTAAGGTTCCGATTATGTAA
- the liaF gene encoding cell wall-active antibiotics response protein LiaF, with translation MNINNKSDYMSWIIILGIVFLFVEIAFFNSGVIFSLLVPIGMVYIGRKRMPKSSGKWLFWLGLIFLLINIFSMMTLKFFLLAILIHLLIQFGQSKKDPKRIQPEFNEPAVNLQKETVIKKSPLFSNIFVGQQKTPEQVYEWNDINIQTGIGDTVIDLSYTVIPKGETVIFIRNFIGNVQVLVPYDVEVSVSHSAIVGKARILEHEESKMFNQLLQLQTPGYDQSGQRVKIFTSLAVGDIEVKRV, from the coding sequence ATGAACATTAACAACAAAAGCGATTATATGAGCTGGATTATCATATTGGGCATTGTCTTTCTCTTTGTGGAAATAGCCTTTTTTAATAGCGGTGTGATATTCTCTCTTCTTGTGCCAATTGGAATGGTATATATCGGAAGGAAGAGGATGCCTAAGAGCTCCGGAAAATGGCTTTTCTGGCTGGGGCTAATTTTTCTGCTCATCAATATTTTCAGCATGATGACGCTGAAATTTTTCCTCCTGGCGATTTTGATTCACCTGCTGATTCAGTTTGGGCAGTCCAAAAAGGATCCTAAACGGATTCAGCCGGAGTTCAATGAACCGGCAGTAAATCTCCAGAAAGAAACAGTCATAAAGAAGAGTCCTCTTTTTTCCAATATATTTGTCGGCCAGCAAAAAACACCTGAGCAAGTATACGAATGGAATGATATCAATATCCAGACCGGTATTGGTGATACGGTCATAGATTTAAGCTATACGGTTATTCCCAAGGGAGAAACCGTTATTTTCATCCGGAACTTCATCGGAAACGTGCAGGTGCTTGTTCCCTATGACGTTGAGGTTAGTGTCAGCCATTCAGCTATTGTGGGTAAGGCCAGAATATTAGAGCACGAGGAATCAAAGATGTTTAACCAGCTCCTTCAGCTTCAGACTCCCGGCTATGATCAATCAGGACAGCGCGTTAAGATTTTCACTTCACTTGCAGTAGGGGATATCGAGGTGAAGCGCGTATGA